One Rhodothermaceae bacterium genomic window carries:
- a CDS encoding amino acid permease, with translation MRATDRGYGFGTLPVFLAGISTILGAIMFLRFGYAVAHTGLLGVVGIILLGHLVTIPTALALAEIATNRKVEGGGEYFIISRSFGTTIGGVIGISLYLSQAISVAFYMIAFAEAFTWLEPILADQFGIGFDTRLISIPALVLLLALVLTKGAALGVRVLYVVAAILFGTLLLFFLGTPLEGFDRDAVSLTEKIARPDSFIVVFAIVFPAFTGMTAGVGLSGDLRNPRKSLPRGTLWATIVGMIVYIGIVFKLHVSAPPEVMAEDQLIMAQVAVWGPAILIGLCCATLSSAIGSVLVAPRTLQALGADSTLPGKGLNTWLSRGVGKANDPRHATMITGVLAMVIVTVGSVDLVATLISMFFMVTYGSLCAISFLEHFAARPSYRPSFRSRWYISLLGAIICFLLMFQISLFFATLAILVLVALYQALRIGKRGEGDLASLFQNAITQATRYMQIRLQQRRADQVADEWRPSVIMVNDRTFDRRSPLMMLRWLCHRYGFGTYVHFIKGRLTAATFSESKEIKERLLERAKREQSAVYMDTVVSPSITSALAQTLQVPGVSGMSNNSILFEFAQRDSVDVVKDVVDQCKFAANTDMTLMVLRHSETHFGSRNSIHVWLTWNDRDNANTMILLSYILLGHPDWAKAQVQVFAALPGVEVERTRQEFAELINEGRLPISEKNIEYMAIDNIEAFRRMVFEKSSDADLTVVGFNMKGLEERGPGVFMNHAKLHDVLFVRAPRQIKID, from the coding sequence ATGCGGGCAACAGATCGTGGTTACGGATTTGGAACACTACCGGTATTTCTTGCTGGGATCAGCACGATCCTGGGGGCGATCATGTTCCTGCGCTTCGGCTATGCCGTGGCTCATACGGGACTTTTGGGGGTTGTGGGGATCATACTTCTTGGTCACCTTGTGACGATCCCAACCGCCCTAGCGCTTGCAGAAATCGCAACCAACCGAAAAGTAGAAGGTGGGGGCGAGTACTTCATTATCTCGCGATCGTTCGGAACAACGATTGGCGGGGTGATCGGGATCAGCCTGTATTTGTCTCAGGCAATCTCGGTGGCCTTTTATATGATTGCGTTTGCCGAGGCATTCACGTGGTTGGAGCCGATTCTGGCGGATCAGTTCGGGATTGGTTTTGATACACGCCTCATCTCCATCCCTGCATTGGTGCTGCTGCTGGCCCTTGTGCTGACGAAGGGGGCGGCCCTGGGAGTCAGGGTGCTGTACGTGGTTGCAGCGATTCTCTTTGGGACCCTGCTCCTGTTCTTTCTGGGGACTCCTTTGGAAGGGTTTGATCGGGATGCAGTCAGTCTAACGGAAAAGATTGCGCGTCCCGACTCGTTCATCGTCGTATTTGCAATTGTTTTCCCTGCATTCACGGGTATGACGGCCGGTGTAGGCTTGTCGGGAGATTTACGGAATCCTCGCAAATCTCTGCCAAGGGGGACGTTATGGGCGACAATTGTCGGGATGATCGTCTATATCGGAATCGTCTTCAAACTCCACGTCAGCGCCCCTCCTGAGGTGATGGCGGAAGACCAGTTGATCATGGCGCAGGTTGCTGTTTGGGGGCCTGCCATTCTGATCGGGTTGTGTTGTGCGACCTTGAGCAGTGCGATTGGATCAGTCCTGGTGGCGCCCCGGACCTTGCAGGCTTTAGGCGCAGACAGTACGCTGCCAGGCAAAGGATTGAATACGTGGTTATCGCGTGGAGTAGGCAAGGCAAATGATCCTCGACATGCGACGATGATTACAGGGGTTTTGGCGATGGTGATCGTCACTGTAGGGAGCGTGGATCTTGTTGCAACTCTGATTTCGATGTTCTTCATGGTGACGTACGGGTCTTTGTGTGCGATCAGTTTCCTAGAGCATTTTGCTGCGCGACCGAGTTACCGCCCGAGCTTCCGGTCCCGGTGGTATATCAGCCTTCTCGGAGCTATCATTTGTTTCCTTTTGATGTTCCAGATCAGTCTGTTCTTTGCAACGCTTGCGATTCTAGTTCTGGTAGCACTGTACCAGGCATTGCGCATAGGGAAGCGGGGAGAGGGAGATTTGGCTTCACTATTTCAGAACGCGATCACGCAAGCAACCCGCTACATGCAAATTCGCCTGCAGCAGCGACGCGCGGACCAGGTCGCTGACGAGTGGCGTCCGAGCGTGATCATGGTGAATGATCGCACCTTTGATCGACGCAGCCCGTTGATGATGCTACGGTGGTTGTGCCACCGATATGGGTTCGGTACCTATGTCCATTTTATAAAAGGTCGGTTAACTGCCGCCACATTCTCCGAAAGTAAGGAGATCAAAGAGCGATTGCTGGAACGTGCAAAAAGGGAGCAAAGTGCAGTATATATGGATACGGTCGTGAGCCCGTCCATTACCTCAGCGCTGGCGCAAACACTTCAGGTCCCTGGGGTATCCGGCATGTCGAACAACTCAATCCTCTTTGAATTTGCACAACGGGATTCCGTGGATGTGGTCAAAGACGTGGTAGATCAGTGCAAATTTGCGGCGAACACGGATATGACACTGATGGTACTTCGTCACAGCGAGACGCATTTTGGCAGCAGAAATTCGATCCATGTGTGGCTGACATGGAATGACAGGGACAACGCAAACACAATGATTCTGCTGAGTTATATCCTTTTAGGGCACCCGGACTGGGCAAAGGCGCAGGTACAGGTTTTTGCGGCCTTGCCGGGAGTGGAAGTAGAGCGGACCAGACAGGAGTTTGCCGAGTTGATCAATGAAGGAAGGCTACCCATCTCGGAGAAGAATATTGAGTACATGGCGATTGACAATATCGAAGCATTCCGCAGGATGGTTTTTGAAAAATCCTCCGACGCGGACTTAACGGTGGTTGGGTTTAACATGAAAGGCCTTGAAGAGCGGGGGCCGGGGGTATTCATGAATCACGCAAAATTGCACGATGTATTATTTGTGCGAGCTCCGAGGCAGATAAAAATAGATTAG
- a CDS encoding NYN domain-containing protein: MRTIVYVDGFNLYYGALKGTPYKWLDLPLLFKNMLQPHHDIQLVRYFTAKLSVSRGDRAESERQNAYLRALRKHRSNVLKIHLGHFLTHEIRLPLVRPKGKQKMARVWKTEEKGSDVNLAVHLLNDAWTGKCDCAVVVTNDSDIAEAMRLIKEQHKIRIGLVTPGKRKQSKQLKYHADFIQRVRAGALRESQLPNPIPQTNIFKPQSW; this comes from the coding sequence ATGCGGACAATCGTATATGTGGACGGGTTCAACTTGTACTATGGAGCCCTCAAAGGCACACCCTATAAGTGGCTGGATCTCCCCCTACTGTTCAAGAACATGCTTCAGCCGCATCATGATATTCAACTGGTTCGATATTTTACTGCAAAACTGTCAGTTTCACGGGGCGATCGAGCAGAGTCAGAGAGGCAAAACGCATATTTAAGAGCCTTACGAAAACATAGAAGCAATGTCCTAAAGATTCACCTTGGGCATTTCTTAACCCACGAAATCCGCCTTCCGCTTGTGCGCCCTAAAGGAAAGCAAAAAATGGCTCGCGTATGGAAAACCGAAGAAAAGGGTTCAGATGTTAATCTGGCTGTTCACTTGCTGAATGACGCTTGGACGGGCAAATGTGACTGTGCTGTGGTTGTTACGAATGACAGTGATATAGCCGAGGCGATGCGTCTGATAAAGGAGCAGCATAAAATTCGTATCGGTTTGGTTACGCCGGGGAAACGGAAGCAGTCAAAGCAACTGAAATATCATGCGGATTTTATTCAACGTGTCCGCGCCGGTGCACTTAGAGAATCACAGTTACCCAATCCAATCCCACAAACGAATATTTTCAAGCCCCAAAGTTGGTAG
- a CDS encoding histidine kinase, protein MTPAQQVPKGLLAYRVSWRVCLLVLITLFLAALVGFRMPWWVVVSISVIVGLVTFVGIHWMVTQRMSALQSTLAGIGENDATLPKKETALPRDELSYLINLAHDADQRVANQMQELERMENYRSEFLGNVSHELKTPIFAIRGFAETLLDGALDDERVRRSFVHKVLRNATRLGNLAEDLSSVARIEKGELSMDQQPFNLLELSGEVLESLESMASDREIAVRLSMPDDLPDVIADRNHISQVLSNLIDNGIKYGQTGGQVEVIARRLHDGSVKVSVVDDGVGVSPEYIPRLTERFFRVEPSRSSELGGTGLGLAIVKHILSAHGSQLMVESLPGSGSTFGFVLPTIDEMP, encoded by the coding sequence ATGACCCCTGCTCAACAAGTCCCTAAAGGCCTATTGGCCTACCGAGTATCCTGGCGTGTATGCCTGCTCGTCTTGATCACGCTATTTCTGGCTGCCCTGGTTGGTTTTCGGATGCCTTGGTGGGTTGTTGTATCCATAAGTGTGATCGTCGGCCTCGTCACCTTTGTGGGAATCCATTGGATGGTCACCCAACGCATGTCTGCATTGCAATCCACACTTGCAGGCATTGGTGAAAACGACGCGACTCTCCCCAAAAAGGAGACGGCACTCCCGCGCGATGAACTCAGCTATCTGATCAATCTTGCTCACGATGCGGATCAACGCGTTGCCAATCAAATGCAGGAACTCGAGCGCATGGAGAACTATCGGAGTGAGTTTCTGGGCAACGTATCTCATGAACTCAAGACACCCATTTTTGCGATCCGCGGATTCGCAGAAACACTCTTGGACGGCGCTCTGGACGATGAGCGTGTCCGTCGCTCCTTTGTTCATAAAGTCCTCAGGAATGCAACCCGGCTTGGAAACCTTGCCGAGGATTTATCCTCTGTTGCACGAATCGAGAAGGGGGAGCTCTCCATGGATCAGCAACCCTTCAACCTGCTCGAACTGAGCGGGGAAGTTCTTGAATCACTGGAATCCATGGCCTCAGACAGAGAAATCGCCGTACGACTCTCCATGCCTGATGATCTGCCAGACGTTATTGCAGACCGCAATCATATCAGCCAAGTTCTCAGTAACCTGATTGATAATGGCATTAAGTATGGTCAAACCGGTGGACAGGTTGAAGTGATTGCCCGGCGATTGCACGATGGATCCGTCAAAGTCTCTGTTGTTGATGACGGAGTTGGCGTTTCCCCCGAATATATTCCACGTCTTACCGAAAGATTTTTCCGGGTAGAGCCCAGCCGATCATCAGAACTTGGCGGTACCGGCCTGGGACTAGCAATTGTGAAACATATTCTCAGCGCACATGGCAGTCAGCTAATGGTCGAAAGCCTTCCGGGAAGTGGTTCCACGTTCGGGTTTGTGCTTCCTACAATCGACGAAATGCCTTGA
- a CDS encoding dephospho-CoA kinase → MCDVRTLGVTGGIGSGKSTVCAYLEDLGATIFEADQVARDLMESSDHIREAVIESFGRKSYRLDGHLNRPWLAAQLFNDEVRLAEMNAIVHPRVGEAFDRLRHQLRSGLLVHEAALIYEAGFGGRLDAICVVSAPENVRIKRVVARDGIRAGEVRARMQRQLPQEETEGRADVVLVNAGYPGELRRKTKKLYELAMDQETLSPENFKAFRRL, encoded by the coding sequence ATGTGTGATGTTCGAACGCTGGGAGTGACGGGAGGAATCGGAAGTGGAAAGTCCACGGTATGTGCGTATCTGGAAGATCTAGGGGCCACAATCTTCGAAGCAGACCAGGTGGCACGGGACCTCATGGAATCCAGCGATCATATACGCGAAGCGGTCATCGAGTCATTTGGTCGAAAAAGCTATAGACTAGATGGACACTTAAACCGGCCCTGGCTGGCGGCTCAGTTGTTCAACGACGAAGTCCGCCTAGCGGAAATGAATGCAATCGTACATCCAAGAGTTGGCGAGGCTTTTGATCGTTTGAGGCATCAGTTACGGTCCGGTTTACTGGTTCATGAAGCGGCCCTCATCTATGAGGCAGGATTCGGAGGCCGTCTGGACGCGATCTGCGTAGTCAGTGCTCCAGAGAATGTTCGCATCAAGCGTGTGGTGGCTCGTGATGGAATACGTGCAGGTGAAGTACGTGCGAGAATGCAACGGCAACTGCCTCAAGAAGAAACAGAAGGCCGGGCGGATGTGGTTTTGGTCAATGCAGGTTATCCGGGTGAGTTACGCCGTAAAACCAAAAAGCTCTACGAATTGGCCATGGATCAGGAAACACTCAGCCCTGAGAATTTCAAGGCATTTCGTCGATTGTAG
- a CDS encoding YqgE/AlgH family protein, which translates to MTRYSPREIVPGDLLIAPPNQLSDPFNRTVVLMCVHDAEGSLGLVVNRPTQLSLNRILDHEVDGHVIYEGGPVEQDCLTYLHRCEDRIQESQPVMEDVRFCGDIQDVIQAVKDHSVTSRQIRFFVGYSGWAPGQLEQELREGCWFMTHGNSDLIFEYEPSTLWRQVLRKMGGEYAILANFPADPTLN; encoded by the coding sequence ATGACCCGATACAGCCCAAGAGAGATTGTGCCCGGCGATTTGCTTATCGCGCCGCCTAACCAGCTTTCAGATCCGTTTAATCGGACAGTTGTTCTGATGTGTGTGCATGATGCGGAGGGCAGTTTGGGCCTGGTCGTGAATCGTCCAACACAATTGTCGCTCAATCGCATTCTGGATCATGAAGTCGATGGGCATGTGATTTATGAGGGCGGTCCGGTAGAGCAGGACTGTCTCACCTATCTCCACCGGTGTGAAGATCGCATACAGGAATCACAACCGGTTATGGAGGATGTACGTTTTTGCGGGGATATTCAAGATGTGATCCAAGCAGTAAAAGATCACTCCGTTACATCCAGACAAATCCGCTTTTTTGTAGGATATTCCGGTTGGGCACCGGGGCAGCTGGAACAGGAGTTGAGAGAGGGATGCTGGTTTATGACACACGGAAATTCGGACCTGATCTTTGAATACGAGCCCAGCACACTCTGGCGCCAAGTTCTCCGGAAAATGGGAGGAGAGTATGCAATTCTGGCAAACTTCCCCGCTGACCCGACCCTGAATTAA
- the folE gene encoding GTP cyclohydrolase I FolE — protein sequence MKHQKTQQTTLDRMNHADLLDQTLNNEIPAADLGDHVHKILRLLGEDPAREGLLKTPERVAKSLSYLTQGYNVDAKAILESAVFEEDYSEMILVRDIDVFSLCEHHLLPFIGKAHVAYIAQNHIVGLSKIPRVVDAFARRLQVQERLTVQIRDAIDEVLQPLGTAVVIEATHLCMSMRGVEKQNALTATSAMSGTFLSEATTRAEFLQLINAK from the coding sequence ATGAAACACCAAAAAACTCAGCAGACTACTTTGGACCGGATGAATCACGCAGATCTGTTAGATCAGACTCTAAATAACGAGATCCCAGCTGCTGATCTTGGTGATCATGTTCACAAGATTCTACGGCTTCTTGGAGAAGATCCCGCGCGCGAGGGCTTACTGAAGACCCCTGAGCGTGTCGCCAAATCTCTTTCATATCTGACGCAGGGATACAACGTCGATGCAAAAGCGATCCTGGAATCTGCCGTCTTTGAGGAGGACTATAGCGAAATGATTCTGGTCCGTGATATCGACGTGTTCAGCCTATGCGAGCACCATCTGCTCCCTTTCATCGGCAAGGCCCATGTTGCTTATATCGCACAGAATCATATTGTCGGCCTGAGTAAAATCCCCCGGGTTGTTGATGCGTTTGCCCGCCGTCTGCAAGTGCAGGAACGCTTAACCGTTCAGATCAGAGATGCGATTGATGAGGTCCTCCAACCTCTCGGAACCGCTGTCGTGATTGAAGCTACGCATCTGTGTATGTCTATGCGTGGCGTAGAGAAGCAGAACGCGCTTACAGCTACCAGTGCCATGAGCGGGACCTTTCTATCTGAGGCAACCACACGTGCAGAGTTTTTGCAACTGATAAACGCGAAGTAG
- the murJ gene encoding murein biosynthesis integral membrane protein MurJ — protein MGKIRLVHKHRGKMMDEAKTPEGNRASVVALGILSSRVLGLIRWSLMARYFGSGAHADVLRAAFQAPNALQNLLGEGTMSAAFIPVYSKMIEEGRPEAAGRFAGSILGLLTAVVCAGVLLGVWLAHPICSVLMRGFVGDAAEVAAGLREVDRLLLAVDMVRLAFPMAGILVLSSWALGVLNSHRRFLMPYFAPILWNVTIIGSLLGVGSVIGFTPGENGASILPETLTRLLTAVFLGGVIGGLMQFLIQLPSVAFVIKGFRLSLSTRVDGVRRALAAVGPALAGRGVAQLSAYVDILLATLLVEGAVASIGYAQVLYILPISLFGLSVAAAELPELTRIGASSFSRMADRIRAGLRQGLFLAVPTALGYIALGYVIIGAIYRGGLFGIDDNWLTYFILATYSLGLLATVSSRLLQNGFWALGDTRTPARMALVRAIIALVVAIPAMFALDQLSISQVTGAGSSTLYFGAVGLAAGSAVAAWVEWIFLGRALKRRLEAAFIPWRAVGEMILIALISLIPTIAFWYVVTQNWSPLWSGITVTVLFAATYLNLSNLRGRSELKAWLGRLR, from the coding sequence ATGGGCAAGATACGACTGGTTCACAAACACAGGGGCAAGATGATGGATGAGGCGAAAACTCCAGAAGGAAACCGCGCCTCCGTTGTGGCACTGGGGATTCTGTCGAGTCGTGTATTGGGTTTGATTCGATGGAGTCTCATGGCCCGCTACTTTGGCAGTGGAGCTCATGCGGATGTATTGAGAGCAGCATTCCAGGCACCGAACGCCCTGCAGAACCTGCTTGGCGAAGGTACGATGTCAGCAGCATTCATCCCTGTGTATAGCAAGATGATCGAGGAAGGGAGACCGGAGGCGGCGGGGCGATTTGCTGGTAGTATTCTCGGGTTACTGACGGCAGTGGTCTGTGCGGGTGTGCTGTTGGGAGTTTGGCTGGCCCACCCCATCTGTTCCGTACTCATGCGAGGGTTTGTTGGGGATGCTGCTGAGGTGGCTGCCGGGTTGCGGGAGGTGGACCGACTTCTTCTGGCGGTTGACATGGTTCGGCTTGCTTTTCCAATGGCCGGCATCCTGGTCCTGTCTTCCTGGGCGCTGGGTGTCCTCAATAGTCACCGGCGATTTCTCATGCCCTACTTCGCACCGATATTATGGAATGTGACCATTATCGGCTCGCTCCTGGGTGTCGGAAGCGTGATTGGGTTTACTCCGGGGGAGAATGGAGCCTCTATATTGCCGGAGACCCTCACCCGACTCCTGACCGCGGTTTTTCTTGGCGGAGTGATTGGCGGTTTGATGCAGTTTTTGATTCAATTGCCATCGGTTGCATTTGTGATAAAAGGATTTCGCCTCAGTCTCTCTACTCGTGTGGACGGCGTGCGTCGAGCACTAGCTGCTGTGGGGCCTGCATTGGCAGGTCGAGGCGTTGCCCAGCTTTCGGCGTATGTGGACATCCTGCTCGCAACGCTTCTGGTTGAGGGGGCCGTAGCAAGTATCGGGTATGCACAGGTCCTCTACATCCTTCCGATTTCACTTTTTGGTCTATCGGTTGCGGCGGCCGAGTTGCCGGAGCTCACGCGAATTGGGGCCAGCAGCTTTTCCCGCATGGCAGATAGGATTCGCGCAGGACTTCGGCAGGGTTTATTTCTGGCAGTTCCCACAGCTCTGGGGTACATCGCATTGGGCTATGTAATCATTGGAGCGATTTATCGTGGGGGCTTGTTCGGGATTGATGATAATTGGCTCACCTATTTCATTCTTGCCACATACAGCCTCGGGCTATTGGCTACAGTCAGCAGCCGCTTGTTGCAGAACGGGTTCTGGGCTCTCGGTGATACCCGTACCCCGGCACGCATGGCGCTGGTCCGGGCCATTATTGCACTGGTGGTGGCGATCCCGGCAATGTTTGCACTTGATCAGTTGTCGATATCGCAGGTCACTGGGGCTGGCTCATCAACGCTGTACTTTGGTGCGGTCGGGCTGGCAGCAGGTAGCGCTGTCGCGGCGTGGGTTGAGTGGATATTCCTTGGGCGGGCATTGAAGCGCCGGTTAGAGGCAGCATTTATTCCTTGGCGTGCTGTAGGGGAAATGATACTAATAGCACTGATTTCACTAATCCCGACCATTGCTTTTTGGTATGTCGTCACTCAAAATTGGAGTCCACTATGGAGTGGGATCACCGTTACAGTTCTATTTGCCGCGACCTATCTTAATCTTTCAAATTTAAGAGGTCGTTCAGAGCTAAAAGCCTGGCTCGGCCGACTCAGATAA
- a CDS encoding response regulator, with the protein MSEISPIAAAQDSYTILIVDDEDDILDLLRYNLERLGMKTITARNGVEALDIVETRALDLIVLDIMMPRMNGLDVCRHIRKYSRLKAVPILFLSARSEEEDHIQGLDVGADSYLSKTFGIDVIVSQIKALLRGTQRIIPGASILSIHDLDIDRDRYWVFQKNGEERTQINFTRREFDLLYFLANSPGVVFTRRNLIKRVWGMKVEVGKRTVDVHVSKLNKKLGKYQGTDYIQSVKGVGYRFLERK; encoded by the coding sequence ATGTCAGAAATCTCCCCCATTGCTGCTGCTCAGGATTCCTATACCATCCTGATCGTAGATGACGAAGATGACATTCTTGACCTGTTGCGCTACAACCTGGAGCGGTTGGGAATGAAAACCATTACGGCCAGGAATGGCGTCGAAGCACTTGACATCGTTGAAACCAGAGCTCTTGATCTCATCGTGCTTGACATCATGATGCCTCGCATGAACGGACTGGATGTCTGTCGGCATATTCGAAAATATTCCAGACTGAAAGCAGTCCCCATTCTATTCCTCTCTGCACGTTCCGAAGAAGAAGATCACATCCAGGGCTTGGATGTCGGAGCTGACAGCTATCTCTCCAAAACGTTTGGCATTGATGTCATTGTCTCCCAGATCAAAGCCCTCTTGCGTGGAACCCAACGAATCATTCCCGGTGCTTCAATCCTGAGTATTCATGATCTTGACATTGATCGGGATCGGTATTGGGTATTTCAGAAAAACGGCGAAGAGCGGACGCAGATCAACTTTACTCGCAGAGAATTTGATCTGTTATACTTTCTGGCCAATTCTCCAGGCGTCGTATTTACGCGAAGGAATCTGATAAAGAGGGTTTGGGGGATGAAAGTGGAAGTTGGCAAGCGCACGGTTGATGTTCACGTAAGTAAACTCAATAAAAAACTGGGGAAATATCAGGGGACCGATTACATCCAATCCGTTAAAGGTGTTGGCTATCGCTTCCTAGAACGTAAGTGA
- a CDS encoding cation transporter: MPNQHAHSPGHGELFSSGHTHDLRGASKRHLLWCALLIGGYMIIEIVAGLISGSLSLLAHAGHMLTDAFCIGVALVAMNVAEKKATKRHTYGYERYEIMAALVNVLALWLLVVAILLEAFNRTVAHSHEHAPDGAIMVMIGGLGFVVHLAAATILYRSIGHSVNVAGVHQHVRADLLGAAAIAVSGGLIWWNPTGGEWLEIWLDPILGFVLALLILSGTLAIVRRVTRILLEGVPKHVDVHELCRSIEALPGVILIHDIHVWTLSQGSDALTAHVVIGEHVTDREGILDRIKEMVTNQYNIGHMTVQLESSVTRCTEDHHVENLLALADQS, translated from the coding sequence ATGCCAAATCAACATGCTCATTCCCCGGGCCACGGTGAGTTGTTCTCAAGTGGCCACACGCATGATCTGCGTGGCGCAAGCAAGCGACATTTGCTCTGGTGTGCCCTTCTGATAGGTGGTTACATGATCATTGAGATTGTAGCTGGCCTTATTTCGGGTAGTTTGTCCCTCTTGGCGCATGCGGGGCACATGCTGACAGATGCATTCTGTATTGGAGTGGCACTGGTCGCAATGAATGTTGCCGAAAAAAAGGCTACGAAGCGACATACCTATGGGTACGAGCGCTACGAAATCATGGCTGCGCTGGTAAATGTGCTTGCATTGTGGCTGCTCGTCGTAGCAATCCTGCTTGAGGCCTTCAATCGCACGGTTGCACATAGTCACGAGCATGCGCCCGACGGCGCCATCATGGTTATGATCGGCGGGCTAGGTTTTGTGGTTCATCTAGCCGCTGCAACCATCCTGTACAGATCCATTGGGCATAGCGTTAACGTTGCTGGCGTCCACCAACATGTACGAGCAGATTTGTTGGGCGCGGCTGCAATCGCGGTATCAGGTGGGCTTATCTGGTGGAATCCAACGGGTGGGGAATGGCTGGAAATTTGGCTTGACCCAATACTTGGTTTCGTTTTGGCCCTCCTGATTCTTAGTGGTACGCTGGCAATCGTACGGCGTGTAACAAGGATCCTTCTTGAGGGTGTCCCCAAACATGTTGATGTTCACGAGCTCTGTCGATCTATTGAGGCCTTGCCCGGTGTGATATTGATTCATGACATCCATGTCTGGACACTTTCGCAGGGCAGTGATGCACTAACGGCGCATGTGGTGATCGGCGAACATGTGACGGATCGGGAAGGAATACTTGATCGAATCAAAGAAATGGTAACAAACCAGTACAACATCGGTCACATGACCGTTCAATTGGAGTCAAGTGTCACACGGTGTACGGAAGATCATCATGTAGAAAACCTCCTTGCGCTGGCAGATCAGTCCTAA
- a CDS encoding histidine triad nucleotide-binding protein: protein MSTLFERIIDGEIPADLIYEDEVCVVFRDIAPQAPTHVLVVPRKPIQALDDDLDAALAGHLLVVANKIAQQEGLTGGYRVVINCGSDGGQSVDHLHFHVLGGRSLEWPPG, encoded by the coding sequence ATGTCAACTTTGTTTGAGCGCATCATTGACGGAGAAATTCCGGCCGATCTCATTTACGAGGATGAAGTATGTGTGGTTTTCCGGGATATTGCCCCGCAGGCACCAACCCATGTTTTAGTCGTTCCGCGCAAGCCGATACAGGCACTTGATGATGACCTGGACGCTGCTCTTGCCGGACATCTTCTGGTTGTGGCAAACAAAATCGCTCAACAGGAAGGACTTACAGGCGGTTATCGCGTAGTCATCAATTGTGGGTCCGATGGAGGACAATCGGTGGATCATCTTCATTTTCATGTACTCGGTGGTCGCTCACTTGAGTGGCCGCCCGGTTAG
- a CDS encoding 6-carboxytetrahydropterin synthase, producing MPTVYLTRETHFNAAHRLHNPAKSDEWNRSVFGPCNNPNWHGHNYRLQVTVVGTPDSDTGYVIDLGDLNQVIQDRVIRHLDHKNLNLDVPFLKGIMPSTENLVIAIWDRLVSALPAGTLYRVRLHETPKNSADYFGPDESRRSVRSDSK from the coding sequence ATGCCTACGGTTTACCTCACACGAGAGACACATTTTAACGCGGCTCATCGCTTACACAACCCTGCAAAATCGGACGAGTGGAATCGTTCGGTTTTCGGGCCCTGCAACAATCCAAACTGGCATGGCCACAACTATAGGCTCCAGGTAACGGTTGTAGGCACTCCCGACTCGGATACGGGTTACGTGATTGATCTGGGAGACCTGAACCAGGTGATTCAAGATCGTGTTATCCGTCACCTAGATCATAAAAACCTAAACCTGGATGTTCCCTTCCTCAAGGGGATCATGCCATCAACAGAAAACCTTGTTATTGCGATCTGGGATCGTCTGGTAAGCGCCCTACCTGCCGGCACTCTCTATCGCGTCCGACTTCATGAAACACCAAAAAACTCAGCAGACTACTTTGGACCGGATGAATCACGCAGATCTGTTAGATCAGACTCTAAATAA